The sequence ATCTGCATCAACAAACATACATCCttgaaaaccaaaacaaaagtaaaaataaaattaattgttcATCTAAGTTTATTTCAACATTGCAATCATGTGTTAGCTAGTGGCCCATATATACACTTCCAGTAAAATGGTAATATGCATAAGTGTTAGCATTTTTATGAGAATCCattagtaatttttaaaatccctaAGAAGAAATATAAGAGGTTAAAAAGAATAGAAATGAACCTGCAAGTGACTCTTGACATGAGCTAGGGTTAGATCCTTCACATTCATCAGCTCCAAGACTGATTTAGGCGTTGCTCCTGAGATAGACAAATAATTCAAAAACCTTAATACCTTGGTCCCAAACATTTTACTGAGACataaaatttgattatttctttaaaagaaGGAGAACGTAAGAAGAAATTAATACTTTCATGGCCTCCAAGAAGTTGAACAGCATGGACGAAATGAGCATGGAGAGTAGAAGTCCATCTCATTCTTGGAGCTCGGATACTTCGTTTAAGACTAACCACAGAAGATGAGGTTCTCTTGAAATCTCGACCGTAGATTTGTGGTTGGAACATGTTTGAGCTGTGcctctgatgatgatgatatggatgatgatgatcaaagccTAGGCTCAAGAGATGTTTCTTCAAGAAGCTGTTCTCATGGCTTAACTCACTGAGGCTGCTTCCGGAGTCACTGCTTGTGGTGAAGCTCCGTTCACTGCCGTGAAGGGGTTTCTCGGCGTGAGAGTTTGGAAGGCTGATCTGAAGAGACAGATCTGGGACTGAGTTTGAACCTCTCACACTGCTTCTTGACTCGAACATGATCATCTCACTACCACTTTGTCTATATTACTTCTCTATTTAAATActggagagagagataaaaagagagaaagatataACTGCAGAAACAGCACTTATGACTTACAGAGAGGGagaataaaagaagaagaaaggagtgTAATTCTCAATCCTCGTCATTGTCTCATTTAAAAATGCCATTGTcttctataataaaatatttattttattttctacaaCACATTTGTGTGCAATACTCCTCGAGGTAATAAAACATACGAACTTTTTTCGAATAACACCCAAACTTTTTAGTTAACTAAAAGAAATGATTATGGAGGTAGCCTAATGTAGGCGATAAACTCAGTTAATAATTATGGTAAGATAACTGTAAATAAGAGAAATTGTATTTTCTTTTACGCGTATTAGTAAAAAAACAACACTTAGGTAGGttgaacctttaaattcacaATATTCTCTTATTACCAATCAAAATGccacataaattaataataaaatagattaattttttttttgaattaaaaataattgaaaaaaataatgatgtTAATTTTAATGACGCTAACGCCactaactaaaccctaaatcataaattctaaaccctaaactttaaatctaaatcctaaattctaaactctaaaccctaaacccaaatcctaaacccaaaccgtaaaccctaaactcaaatcctaaaccctaaacccaaatactAGACTCTAAATCCTTAACCCAAACCCTAGACTTTAAACTCAAAACCATATACCCAAACCTAATCCCTAGACCCCAAAACTCAAATCGTAAATATCCTAAATCCAAATCCTATACCCTAAAGGTTTGTGTTAAAGTTGATGTTGTTCCTTTAAGGTTTAAGGTTTGAGTTTAGAGTCtaggtttgggtttggatttaTGATCTAGGGTTTGAGTTTAAGATCTAGgctttgggtttagggtttgggtttagggtttagggtttgagtttaagatttagagtttgggtttagaatttaagttatagggtttagggtttagatttaaagtttaggatttagaatttaggatttagTTGGTGGAGTTAGTGGCATTAGCGTCATTAAAATTAGCGTCAttattgtttttgaaattaatttagattctttttaaaaaaaaaaatatatattttattattaatctatGTGGCGTTTTGTTCTTAGTAAAACTAATTCTAAAATTTAACATAACATCTGACAAAATAATATGTGATTTAGGAAACCAGCGATATTGTACCATAAATATACATCACCATACTTTTTGAATGATATATCAACTTACTTTTGCACTAAATAGTGTAATATCAGATCAAATAATATGTACTTTGATGGTAAAGCCCAACAAAAatgttatgttatttaaaaaagcatttcaaattaatattttttatttgatttcaaaGCTATaagaaatgtattttttttttcaaaccagAAATGTAAAGttggttattttattttccGCAACCAATACTCATTTTcattttagtgttgtttaagaATTTcttacacatattaagaaaatatattaaaatttatactataccccttataaataaatgtattgtTTAATATCTCTTGTTAATACATTAAATTCATGAGGTTAAAATTggaaatttgtttaaaattatgcattgGAAATCTAAAGTGAAACTTAAGCTTTGATTGGTGACACTTGAGTAATCGTGGAATGGCGGAAAATAAAGTGAGTTGCGAAATAAAATTTGTGGAATTTAAAATTTGCTGAATAAAAGTTGTGGAACAAAAGTTAAGTGTGACTGGATAGTGTTTTGCGAAATtgcataaagaaaaatattttaaacttttttttttattatataccattttttttcttctaaatttggATAAAGAAAACTATTGATGTTTTGAAGCCCAAATCAAACTTACAATGTCATTAATTTTTGAAGCAACAATAACTATTTGTTAAGTGATGGtgagttaattaatttttcatatCTGATAAAAGACGGTAGTTAAattaatttcttatacaaaGGTAACTATCGGTGGTTGTACACAAATGCTTTTACGTAACAGAGGTAGGAAGTTCAACCATTTCAGCagataaatgagaaaaatacACTTACTCACTAAATGAAAATTTACTTGAAAATATTTAAGCAAAAActcaaaatatacaaaatgacATTTTCCATTACATTCCATGTATTTTTCTGATTGATAAAAACTTTCCGCAAAGATTACCAATCAAcgtcataatatatatatgaaataaaaaaaattaaacctaaaatgacatttattttaaaacagagaGAATATTTCATTGGTAagttacaaagaaaaaataatctaATACTAACACTggtatttcaaaaatattatgaaaaagtAATACTATATTCACATAAACtactaagagaaaaaaaaaagggtaagAAGATTTATGATAGACAACGCATCTTTTGATTAGTGGTTAAAAAGGTGAAACCAAACAGAGGGAAAGAGGGTGGGTGTGATAATTAGATAATGAGTACCCTATGATTTGCatgttttattatttacataaaataaaatacttttagATTTCCAATGCTAAAAAGATAAGTTTGAAAAGTTCTGCGTCTTAGGGTTTGATGGAAAATATATCAGAGTTTtgcatttaatatttcttttttttttgataagtgcATTTAATATTTCTTACAATCCTTCAAACTAAAAAAGCAACTGCGATTTTGTCATGGGGATTCTTGTTTGAACACCAAATAGCTCCAAAAGCAAAATTTGTTTAGCTTTTCGCGGGTGAAGAAAGATAAGGACAACTAATTACTCCAATCCAATTACTTGCATTTACTTGTCTTTACCATTCTTCACCACCAAATTAAAAGCTTCATAAAAGTCTGATTTATATCAGCATCGTATTGTTGTGTTTCGTAAAATTCGTGTACTGTTTTAACTttccaaacaaaaaatttatatagGCAACCCAAATTCattaaatatttacatttaatatattaattgtaCA comes from Brassica rapa cultivar Chiifu-401-42 chromosome A02, CAAS_Brap_v3.01, whole genome shotgun sequence and encodes:
- the LOC103848554 gene encoding probable transcription factor KAN4, with the translated sequence MIMFESRSSVRGSNSVPDLSLQISLPNSHAEKPLHGSERSFTTSSDSGSSLSELSHENSFLKKHLLSLGFDHHHPYHHHQRHSSNMFQPQIYGRDFKRTSSSVVSLKRSIRAPRMRWTSTLHAHFVHAVQLLGGHERATPKSVLELMNVKDLTLAHVKSHLQMYRTVKCTDKRSSGERKVEKEAEQKTEDNNNNNEDADADPISPNSSSVQKTQRSPWSSTKGVSMSISQADPHMEINRITKDDVEKDHLSLEFTLGRPSWGIDHV